A genomic stretch from Aedes albopictus strain Foshan chromosome 2, AalbF5, whole genome shotgun sequence includes:
- the LOC109398638 gene encoding transcription elongation factor SPT4, whose translation MSFDSIPKDLRGLRACLVCSLVKTFDQFEFDGCENCEEFLRMKNNKDQVYDCTSNNFDGLIAVMSPDDSWVCKWQRINRFHKGIYAISVSGRLPNGIIRDMKNRGIPYRPRDTSQR comes from the exons ATGTCGTTTGATTCGATTCCGAAAGATTTGCGAGGATTACGAGCATGCCTGGTGTGTTCGCTTGTGAAG ACCTTTGATCAGTTCGAGTTCGATGGATGTGAAAACtgcgaggaatttctccggatgaAGAACAACAAGGATCAGGTTTACGATTGCACCAGCAACAACTTTGATGG ATTGATCGCTGTTATGAGTCCAGACGACAGCTGGGTGTGCAAATGGCAGAGAATTA ATCGTTTCCACAAGGGTATCTATGCCATCTCAGTGTCGGGGCGTCTGCCAAACGGAATCATTCGGGATATGAAGAATCGAGGCATTCCATACCGTCCCAGGGACACCAGTCAACGATAA
- the LOC115269203 gene encoding THO complex subunit 6 yields the protein MVDIKKCFYTTILSQTISTDGKYLFCGNNFGEILVYSIDRIVSCSETVANDPDKLPTEPQLVFLLPEKCQVYSLSFHKDFLIVGLNGEICGYHWNGKNGTIGKRTWTVKLPASAEYTDINEVNYLWLDTDNEVLYAGCGDNVMYAVSLEDGRVIRQYQGHKDYIHCVSGCAGRIATASEDGSVLLWDARQTTFTGKLEPHTNAALARAEFGKWQGTVSITEDWLVCGGGPRFSLWHLRSLECTTDFAFPDRLHVSGFVDDGIYAGGDCRNLYQYSFNGDVTAEIPLSSPAVYSVVQQTEPNRFMAIAGAASQIDVCTNFSYRDIVLNAYKK from the exons ATGGTCGACATCAAGAAGTGCTTCTACACCACAATCCTCTCGCAGACCATTTCCACCGATGGAAAGTACCTATTTTGCGGTAACAATTTCGGCGAAATTTTGGTTTACAG TATCGACCGGATCGTGTCCTGCTCGGAGACCGTCGCCAACGATCCGGACAAGCTCCCAACGGAACCGCAGCTGGTGTTCCTCCTACCGGAGAAATGCCAAGTCTACAGCCTGTCCTTCCACAAGGATTTCCTGATCGTCGGTCTAAATGGGGAAATCTGCGGCTACCACTGGAACGGCAAAAACGGAACCATCGGCAAGCGGACCTGGACCGTGAAGCTGCCCGCCTCGGCCGAGTACACCGACATCAACGAGGTCAACTACCTGTGGCTGGACACGGACAATGAAGTGCTGTACGCCGGATGTGGCGACAACGTCATGTACGCCGTATCCCTAGAGGATGGTCGCGTCATTCGGCAGTACCAGGGCCACAAGGATTACATCCACTGCGTGTCGGGATGCGCCGGAAGGATTGCCACCGCTTCCGAGGATGGAAGTGTGCTACTATGGGACGCCCGTCAAACCACATTCACCGGAAAGCTCGAACCGCACACAAACGCCGCCCTTGCCCGGGCGGAGTTCGGAAAGTGGCAAGGAACGGTCTCGATCACCGAGGATTGGTTAGTGTGCGGCGGTGGGCCTCGCTTTTCGCTGTGGCATTTGCGATCGCTCGAGTGTACGACGGATTTCGCCTTTCCGGATCGGCTGCACGTGTCCGGATTCGTCGATGATGGCATCTACGCCGGAGGTGATTGTCGGAACTTGTACCAGTACAGCTTCAACGGGGACGTGACGGCGGAGATTCCACTCTCGAGCCCGGCCGTGTACAGCGTGGTGCAGCAGACGGAACCGAATAGGTTCATGGCCATTGCCGGGGCGGCGAGTCAGATTGATGTTTGTACGAACTTCAGCTATCGGGACATTGTGCTCAATGCGTACAAGAAATAA